One window from the genome of Spirosoma rhododendri encodes:
- a CDS encoding PQQ-dependent sugar dehydrogenase: MNKQALLLAAVLVATFAACSDKKKSEGTAERVETADTTLVLPAPYATKSAKNFSNVVDWPAGKTPQAPAGFTVTEYAGDLVNPRWMYVAPNGDVFVAEANTERKGIKKEVINAVTGRDKSERSGASANRITVFRDTNKDGKPDMREVFLTGLNQPFGMLVIGDKFYVADTDALMMYPYKEGQTKMTAPGKKILSLPAGGYNNHWTRNLLASPDNKKIYVSVGSGSNVGENGMENEVRRANILEINPDGTDERIYASGLRNPVGMGWQPTTNKLYTAVNERDELGDELVPDYLTSVKEGAFYGWPYSYYGQNVDPRRKDERPDLVKKAVVPDVPLGPHTASLGLAFYNKSAFPAKYQNGAFIGQHGSWNRSTLSGYKVVFVPFNDGKPGTPEDFLTGFIVGNNKDVYGRPVGVTVLPDGAMLVTDDVSNRIWRVSARS; this comes from the coding sequence ATGAACAAACAAGCACTCTTACTGGCGGCTGTGCTCGTCGCCACGTTTGCCGCCTGTAGCGACAAAAAGAAAAGCGAGGGCACGGCCGAACGGGTCGAAACGGCTGACACGACGCTTGTGCTGCCAGCGCCGTACGCAACGAAATCAGCGAAAAACTTCAGCAACGTAGTGGATTGGCCCGCCGGAAAAACACCGCAGGCACCCGCCGGTTTCACCGTCACCGAGTATGCCGGGGACCTGGTGAACCCCCGCTGGATGTACGTAGCCCCCAACGGCGACGTGTTTGTGGCGGAAGCCAACACCGAGCGGAAAGGCATCAAGAAAGAAGTCATCAACGCCGTGACGGGCCGGGACAAATCGGAACGGTCGGGAGCGAGTGCCAACCGGATCACCGTGTTTCGCGATACCAACAAAGACGGTAAGCCCGACATGCGCGAAGTGTTCCTGACGGGGCTCAACCAACCGTTCGGCATGCTGGTCATCGGCGATAAATTTTACGTGGCCGACACCGATGCCCTGATGATGTACCCATACAAGGAAGGGCAAACGAAAATGACCGCGCCGGGTAAAAAAATCCTGTCGCTGCCCGCCGGTGGGTATAACAATCACTGGACCCGCAACCTGCTGGCCAGCCCCGATAACAAGAAAATTTACGTGTCGGTCGGGTCGGGGAGCAACGTTGGTGAAAACGGGATGGAGAACGAAGTTCGCCGGGCCAACATTCTGGAAATCAACCCCGACGGTACGGACGAGCGCATTTACGCCAGCGGCCTGCGGAACCCGGTCGGGATGGGTTGGCAACCGACTACCAACAAACTGTACACGGCTGTGAATGAGCGCGATGAGTTGGGCGACGAGCTGGTGCCCGATTACCTGACGAGCGTGAAAGAAGGGGCTTTCTACGGTTGGCCGTACTCCTATTACGGACAGAATGTTGACCCGCGCCGGAAAGACGAACGCCCCGATCTGGTTAAAAAAGCCGTTGTGCCCGACGTACCGCTGGGGCCGCATACGGCATCGCTCGGACTGGCTTTTTACAACAAATCGGCTTTCCCGGCTAAGTACCAGAACGGCGCGTTTATCGGTCAGCACGGATCCTGGAACCGGTCGACACTGTCGGGTTACAAAGTTGTGTTTGTGCCGTTCAACGATGGTAAGCCCGGCACGCCCGAAGACTTCCTGACGGGCTTTATCGTCGGCAACAACAAAGACGTGTACGGTCGGCCGGTGGGGGTAACCGTACTGCCCGACGGCGCGATGCTCGTCACCGACGACGTATCGAACCGCATCTGGCGCGTATCGGCCAGGAGCTAG
- a CDS encoding threonine ammonia-lyase, which produces MISLDTILAAHDRIRPHIHHTPVLTNHTIDEQTGASLFFKCENFQKIGAFKARGGLNAVLQVADSREGKAIATHSSGNHAQAVAYAARQVAMPAYIVMPRTAPQVKKEAVRGYGAEVVECEPTQAAREAGVQAVMAQTGAVLVHPYDDDRVIAGQATAAVELIADYNNPPFDLILTPVGGGGLLSGTALATHYLSPTTRVIGCEPAGAADAVLSFESGRLESAPYIDTIADGLTARLSERTLGYIRQHVSQILTVPDADIVAAMRLVWERMKIIIEPSCAVPLAVVLRYPDLFRGKKIGIILTGGNVDLGKLPF; this is translated from the coding sequence ATGATTTCGCTCGACACTATTCTCGCGGCTCACGATCGCATCCGGCCGCATATTCACCATACGCCCGTTCTGACCAACCACACTATCGATGAGCAGACAGGGGCATCGTTGTTTTTCAAGTGCGAAAACTTCCAGAAAATTGGGGCATTCAAAGCCCGTGGCGGCCTGAATGCCGTGTTGCAGGTCGCGGACAGCCGGGAAGGAAAGGCGATTGCTACCCATTCGTCGGGCAACCACGCACAGGCCGTTGCGTATGCCGCCCGGCAGGTGGCCATGCCCGCTTATATCGTGATGCCGCGCACGGCTCCGCAGGTGAAGAAAGAAGCGGTGCGCGGCTACGGAGCCGAGGTGGTCGAGTGCGAACCCACGCAGGCGGCCCGCGAAGCCGGTGTGCAGGCGGTCATGGCGCAGACGGGGGCGGTGCTTGTACACCCCTATGACGACGACCGCGTTATTGCCGGGCAGGCGACAGCGGCCGTCGAACTGATCGCCGATTATAACAACCCGCCCTTCGATCTGATCCTGACGCCGGTGGGTGGGGGCGGGCTGCTCAGCGGTACCGCGCTGGCAACGCATTACCTGTCGCCCACGACCCGCGTTATCGGCTGCGAGCCAGCCGGAGCTGCCGACGCGGTGCTATCGTTTGAGAGTGGCCGACTGGAAAGTGCGCCTTACATCGACACGATCGCCGATGGCCTGACGGCCCGCCTGAGCGAACGCACGCTGGGCTACATTCGGCAGCACGTATCGCAGATCCTGACCGTGCCCGACGCCGATATCGTCGCGGCCATGCGGCTGGTATGGGAGCGGATGAAGATCATCATCGAACCGTCGTGCGCGGTGCCACTGGCCGTGGTCCTGCGCTACCCCGACCTGTTCAGAGGCAAAAAAATCGGTATCATCCTGACCGGCGGCAACGTCGACCTCGGTAAGTTGCCGTTTTAA
- a CDS encoding RNA polymerase sigma factor, which translates to MLFRKSPSFQEADLPSVIQACRSGDARAQRTLFKQFFGYAKSICLRYTSSREEAEDVLNEGFLKVFQNLDRYDDGQPFKAWLRTILVNTAISHYRRNQRYDNHSDLESGEQVAFDDNIVDRMAADEILALVQQLSPTYRTVFMMHVVDGYTLHEIAGLLAHNEATVRSNFARARQKLQVLIKEATLLHNNPSPDGSMRYYEN; encoded by the coding sequence TTGCTGTTCAGAAAATCACCTTCATTTCAGGAAGCTGACCTCCCCAGTGTCATTCAGGCCTGCCGCTCCGGCGACGCACGCGCGCAGCGCACCCTGTTCAAACAATTTTTCGGCTACGCGAAAAGCATCTGCCTGCGCTACACATCCAGCCGGGAAGAAGCCGAAGACGTGCTGAATGAGGGGTTTTTGAAAGTGTTCCAGAACCTCGACCGATACGACGACGGGCAACCGTTCAAAGCATGGCTGCGTACGATTCTGGTCAATACGGCCATCAGTCATTACCGACGCAACCAGCGGTACGACAATCACAGTGATCTGGAGTCGGGCGAGCAGGTCGCCTTTGACGATAACATTGTCGATCGGATGGCGGCCGACGAGATTTTGGCGCTCGTACAGCAACTCTCCCCTACCTACCGCACCGTGTTTATGATGCACGTGGTCGACGGGTATACGCTCCACGAGATTGCGGGGCTGCTCGCGCACAACGAAGCGACAGTCCGCTCCAACTTTGCCCGCGCCCGGCAGAAATTACAGGTACTCATTAAGGAAGCCACACTACTCCACAACAATCCGAGCCCCGACGGCTCCATGCGCTATTATGAAAACTGA
- a CDS encoding GNAT family N-acetyltransferase, translating into MLIQSITPEQTYPLRHTVLWPDKPYEYVRVDNDHEGHHYGAFLDEKLVAVISLFVYPDNGQTVARFRKFAAHPDYQRQGIGTLLMQHILTEARRMKATRLWCDARLDAADFYRRFGMQPVSDVFYKGPVPYAAYSVALTENAG; encoded by the coding sequence ATGCTAATTCAGTCGATTACCCCGGAGCAGACGTACCCGCTGCGGCACACGGTGCTGTGGCCCGATAAGCCGTACGAATACGTGCGGGTCGATAACGATCACGAAGGGCACCACTACGGCGCTTTTCTGGATGAGAAGCTCGTCGCGGTAATCTCGCTGTTTGTCTATCCCGACAACGGGCAGACGGTTGCCCGGTTTCGGAAGTTCGCTGCCCACCCCGACTACCAGCGGCAGGGGATCGGTACGCTGCTCATGCAGCACATACTGACCGAAGCCCGGCGCATGAAGGCAACCCGGCTCTGGTGCGACGCCCGGCTCGACGCGGCCGATTTTTATCGCCGGTTCGGGATGCAGCCCGTCAGCGACGTGTTTTACAAAGGCCCCGTTCCCTACGCAGCCTACTCGGTTGCGCTGACGGAGAATGCGGGTTAA